In Candidatus Defluviilinea proxima, a single genomic region encodes these proteins:
- a CDS encoding adenosylcobalamin-dependent ribonucleoside-diphosphate reductase, which translates to MAGKAVTKTEQIKNGLLPTPPMPKGLPQAQLTDNARQVLMKRYVRRGDDGKPAENVEEMFWRVAYHVAKVEEQWGADVDKRTVEYYHLLSSKKFFPNSPTFTGAGTPLGQLAACFVLPITDDMGRDSAGIFQTLRDAALIQQTGGGNGFSFSRLRPKGSMVLTSAGQATGPVGFLRVYDHAFGEIAQGGTRRGANMAVLRVDHPDVEDFITSKINENHITNFNISVGITDAFMRAVKDDADWELRFPDMKDMKQKGVSGTLEQAEAAGVKINTYGKVKARDIFNKIVKQAHHNGEPGVLFLDAANRSNPVPHLYPLEATNPCGEQWLGPYENCCLGSVNLNEHCGPDGTVDWELLRKSVVTATRFLDDVVEANAYVPAVPQLKEAAHRARRIGLGIMGLADLMYHAGVRYGSKEGQEFGAQVMEFVRYHAMVTSVQLAEERGAFPAIEGSIYDMDNMTWTPPQTLVKFENHWGRPNVDWDAVVDGIKKHGIRNAAQTTVAPTGTIATVAGCEGYGCEPVFALAYIRHVNDNGKDLKLTYASPRFDEALKKLGLGEEKRQEIVEQVMREGTCQHIKEIPQAVRDTFVVSGDVTAEEHVRMQGALQAFVDNSLSKTVNFFENATVEDVATAYMLAWELGCKGITVYVTGSRDKVVLETKATAEKKEAPQAQPTVASTPKPELAPTFTPDLKKPRPRALTGKTLSVETPAGKAFITINENGGDQPFEAFINTAKAGSETAAVSEAIGRLISYILRMSSPTKPTDRMREVVRQLMGIGGGRSLGLGPNRVRSLPDGIGQVLDMYLRDKANALPVIEEKMNGGSNGGNGNGHSHTIEEELEAAMPPASMMKIGDLCPECGEAAVVNEEGCRKCYACGFSEC; encoded by the coding sequence ATGGCAGGCAAAGCAGTCACCAAGACCGAACAAATTAAGAATGGGTTACTTCCAACACCTCCCATGCCGAAGGGGTTGCCACAGGCGCAATTAACGGATAACGCCCGGCAGGTGTTGATGAAACGATATGTACGTCGTGGCGACGATGGTAAGCCCGCTGAGAACGTGGAAGAAATGTTCTGGCGTGTAGCCTATCACGTTGCCAAAGTGGAAGAGCAATGGGGCGCAGATGTCGACAAGCGCACTGTTGAGTATTACCACTTGTTATCGAGCAAGAAGTTTTTCCCGAATTCCCCAACATTTACCGGTGCCGGCACGCCGTTGGGACAACTCGCGGCATGTTTCGTTTTACCGATCACCGATGATATGGGACGTGACAGCGCAGGCATCTTCCAGACCTTGCGCGATGCGGCCTTGATCCAGCAGACGGGTGGTGGGAACGGATTCTCGTTCTCACGCTTGCGCCCGAAAGGTTCGATGGTGTTGACCTCGGCCGGTCAGGCCACGGGGCCAGTTGGATTCTTGCGGGTGTATGACCACGCCTTCGGTGAGATCGCTCAAGGCGGAACTCGTCGCGGCGCGAACATGGCCGTTCTGCGCGTGGACCACCCGGATGTGGAAGACTTCATCACCAGCAAGATCAACGAAAATCACATCACGAACTTCAATATCTCTGTTGGTATCACCGATGCGTTTATGCGCGCAGTGAAAGATGATGCGGACTGGGAACTGCGCTTCCCCGATATGAAGGATATGAAACAAAAAGGCGTGAGCGGCACGCTCGAACAGGCCGAAGCCGCTGGCGTGAAGATCAATACCTACGGCAAGGTGAAGGCACGCGATATTTTCAACAAGATCGTCAAGCAGGCGCACCACAACGGCGAGCCCGGCGTGTTGTTCCTCGATGCGGCCAATCGTTCGAACCCTGTTCCGCATTTGTATCCGCTGGAGGCCACGAACCCGTGCGGTGAGCAATGGCTTGGACCGTATGAGAACTGCTGTCTCGGTTCGGTGAACCTCAACGAGCACTGCGGACCGGACGGCACCGTGGATTGGGAACTGCTCCGCAAGAGCGTTGTGACCGCCACACGTTTCCTCGATGATGTTGTGGAAGCGAATGCGTATGTGCCGGCCGTTCCTCAATTGAAGGAAGCCGCGCATCGCGCACGCCGCATCGGTCTCGGCATCATGGGCCTCGCAGACTTGATGTACCACGCCGGTGTGCGTTACGGTTCGAAAGAAGGACAGGAATTCGGCGCGCAGGTGATGGAGTTCGTCCGTTATCACGCGATGGTGACGAGTGTTCAATTGGCTGAAGAGCGCGGCGCGTTCCCGGCCATCGAAGGCTCGATCTACGATATGGACAACATGACGTGGACCCCGCCGCAGACGCTGGTCAAGTTTGAGAATCACTGGGGCAGGCCGAACGTCGATTGGGACGCGGTGGTGGATGGCATCAAAAAGCATGGCATCCGCAACGCCGCCCAGACCACAGTCGCACCGACCGGCACGATCGCCACAGTCGCAGGTTGTGAAGGTTATGGTTGTGAACCCGTTTTCGCGCTGGCTTATATCCGCCACGTCAATGACAATGGCAAAGACCTCAAGCTCACGTATGCCAGCCCGCGCTTCGATGAAGCGTTGAAGAAGCTCGGCCTCGGTGAAGAGAAGCGCCAGGAGATCGTGGAGCAGGTGATGCGTGAAGGCACATGCCAGCACATCAAAGAGATCCCGCAGGCTGTGCGCGATACGTTCGTTGTCTCGGGCGATGTGACCGCTGAAGAACATGTGCGCATGCAAGGCGCTCTGCAGGCCTTCGTGGATAACTCGCTTTCGAAGACCGTCAACTTCTTTGAGAATGCCACCGTGGAAGATGTTGCCACAGCTTACATGCTGGCATGGGAACTCGGTTGTAAGGGCATCACCGTGTACGTGACCGGCTCACGCGATAAGGTTGTGTTGGAGACGAAAGCCACTGCGGAGAAAAAAGAGGCGCCTCAAGCTCAGCCGACAGTTGCTTCCACTCCCAAGCCTGAACTCGCGCCGACATTTACTCCGGACCTAAAGAAACCTCGTCCCCGTGCATTGACCGGGAAAACGTTGAGCGTGGAGACTCCCGCTGGTAAGGCGTTCATCACCATCAACGAAAACGGAGGCGATCAGCCGTTCGAGGCCTTTATCAATACGGCCAAGGCTGGATCTGAAACCGCCGCGGTCTCTGAGGCGATCGGACGTCTCATCTCGTACATTTTGCGTATGTCCTCACCGACCAAACCGACCGACCGTATGCGTGAAGTGGTCCGTCAGTTGATGGGCATCGGCGGTGGCCGTTCACTGGGACTTGGCCCGAACCGCGTGCGCTCGTTGCCCGATGGCATCGGTCAGGTACTCGATATGTACCTGCGCGATAAAGCCAATGCTCTGCCTGTCATAGAAGAAAAGATGAACGGCGGCAGTAACGGTGGCAACGGCAACGGACATTCCCATACCATCGAAGAGGAACTGGAAGCGGCCATGCCGCCCGCCTCGATGATGAAGATCGGTGACCTGTGCCCCGAATGCGGTGAAGCCGCCGTGGTGAACGAAGAAGGTTGCCGCAAGTGTTATGCGTGCGGATTTAGTGAGTGCTAG
- the nrdR gene encoding transcriptional regulator NrdR, translated as MRCPYCQHHDSKVLDTSHDSHGGIRRRRECFNCGQRFSTYERPILATPLIIKQDGTREEFDREKMARGIRISCAKRPVSAADIERMIGQVEAQLQKAGKSEVSSRIVGDLVMQVLKEVDQVAFIRYAIVYLGLDDLHSIRDEINQLLES; from the coding sequence ATGCGGTGCCCATACTGCCAGCATCACGACTCTAAAGTTCTCGATACCTCTCACGATAGTCACGGTGGAATTCGCCGTCGTCGTGAGTGTTTTAACTGTGGACAGCGCTTTAGCACCTACGAACGACCCATCCTGGCGACGCCGCTCATCATCAAGCAGGATGGCACTCGCGAAGAGTTTGACCGCGAGAAGATGGCGCGTGGCATTCGCATATCCTGTGCGAAGCGACCTGTCTCTGCGGCGGACATCGAGCGGATGATCGGGCAAGTGGAAGCACAATTACAAAAAGCAGGTAAATCTGAGGTTTCTTCCCGCATTGTTGGAGACCTCGTGATGCAGGTGTTGAAAGAAGTAGACCAGGTTGCGTTCATCCGGTATGCCATTGTGTATCTCGGATTGGATGACCTTCACTCAATTCGCGACGAAATCAATCAATTGCTCGAAAGTTAA
- a CDS encoding alpha/beta hydrolase, which translates to MKSTINDLVIPTTANFVQQGSGTPVIMIHGMAASLHDWDELIPELTKNGYASYALDILGHGESPKPESRGYHIDWVIEHFLHWVDSLQLTEPAIVIGHSLGGYLALEYARRFSTRTRGLILVNPFYTRRQLPPLLRRSYSNRNLRGVIAQRIPQWMFRKIVDATSRVMGHSAGALHSLPEHIRAQTALDYTRTASGVYNIPNVLEDQTRNLSSISVPTLIVWGDHDQTLNPKSFPELMRVMPHAEGKSINAGHVPHQSNAKEFNVLVLEFLKRVA; encoded by the coding sequence ATGAAAAGTACGATAAATGATCTTGTGATCCCTACAACTGCAAATTTTGTTCAACAAGGTAGCGGCACGCCGGTCATCATGATCCATGGCATGGCCGCCTCCTTACATGATTGGGATGAACTCATCCCTGAACTCACGAAGAACGGTTACGCCTCCTACGCGCTCGATATCCTCGGTCATGGCGAAAGCCCAAAGCCCGAATCGCGGGGTTATCACATCGACTGGGTGATCGAACATTTCCTGCATTGGGTGGACTCGCTTCAACTGACCGAGCCTGCTATTGTCATCGGACATTCACTGGGTGGGTATCTTGCTTTGGAGTACGCACGCCGCTTCTCAACACGGACCCGAGGCCTGATCCTCGTCAATCCATTTTATACACGCCGCCAGCTTCCTCCGCTTCTCCGAAGGTCTTACAGCAACCGCAACTTGCGAGGCGTTATTGCTCAACGTATCCCGCAGTGGATGTTTCGTAAGATCGTGGATGCGACCAGTCGTGTGATGGGACACAGCGCCGGTGCATTGCACTCCCTGCCAGAACATATCCGTGCACAGACGGCGTTGGATTACACACGCACTGCGTCGGGCGTATATAACATCCCCAACGTGCTTGAAGACCAGACCAGGAACCTATCATCCATTTCTGTTCCGACGCTGATCGTGTGGGGTGACCATGACCAGACATTGAATCCCAAGTCATTCCCTGAGCTGATGCGGGTGATGCCTCATGCAGAAGGGAAGTCGATCAACGCCGGGCATGTGCCGCATCAATCGAATGCAAAAGAGTTCAATGTGTTGGTGTTGGAATTTTTGAAAAGGGTTGCATAA
- a CDS encoding alpha/beta fold hydrolase yields the protein MDIDLDLYRHEVRVSTNPLVRLSAIDISPDHPQRTFVFIHGFGGKAEQWHYQMQKFAVENRVIALDMRGHGLSDKPGSGYDMPRVVEDLEIALTLLQVKGKIVLVGHSFGGAVVTEYALKHPDRIERLILIATAGEFNLNPFFRFGLSLPAWLLRLIGPFTRSWLHAPPHALKKYYYENMSRWKGWERLAKLEVPTLVIRGHRDIVFERPAFEKVTESIVGAEEADIGVSGHMVMLERREAVNRSIERFLMGEGQRSWRESASSPQKKKGGRDALRKERPWLEHYEAGVPYTVGVPNIPLHHLLRSSVRRFPLQPAIFFEGSQLSYRKLNHEANRYANALLSLGVAKGARVVLLLPNLPQMVIGFYGTMKAGATAVFVPPVIEPEEVLRQVKDSDASVLVTLSMWAGLAKQIQESSGIPHVVLTDPGDYLSLPKHLISRWRNRGYGLRNAMRWKDWLGGNSTKSPTVEVTPDDLAVIQYTGGTTAQSKGVMLSHRNLVANALQTRHWLPEAIEGQERFLCVVPIFHSYGLTTAMNVPVSVGAAMILKAQFQTLDVLKAIRKYKPTIFPGSPNMYVAINNFRGVRKYGIKSIKACISGSAPLPVEVQESFEKLTKGRLVEGYGLTEASPVTHANPLGDQRRVGTIGVPLPSTESRIVDLSLKTKAVKQGQIGELAIRGPQVMMGYWKNPKATKEVLIEGGWLLTGDIAQEDEDGYVRIISRKADMWYPTKQKKPAFPRDVEEVIYEIPQVKEVAVTAVAGHPFAFVIASKDAPTPNAVIAYCKRRLPGHLVPRFVFFLDDFPRTFIGKVLRRELVRRYEKYDK from the coding sequence ATGGACATAGACCTTGATCTTTATCGGCACGAGGTTCGCGTTTCTACAAATCCGTTGGTGAGACTTTCGGCGATCGATATTTCGCCGGATCATCCCCAGCGGACTTTTGTTTTCATCCATGGGTTTGGCGGCAAGGCGGAACAATGGCATTACCAGATGCAAAAGTTTGCCGTGGAGAACCGTGTCATTGCGTTGGACATGCGTGGCCACGGACTTTCCGATAAGCCGGGTAGTGGATACGATATGCCACGTGTTGTTGAAGACTTGGAGATCGCGCTTACGTTGTTGCAGGTCAAGGGGAAGATCGTGTTGGTAGGGCATTCCTTTGGTGGGGCGGTTGTTACAGAATATGCATTGAAGCACCCTGACCGCATTGAGCGGTTGATCTTGATCGCAACGGCGGGTGAGTTCAATTTGAATCCGTTCTTTCGGTTTGGGTTGAGCTTGCCAGCGTGGTTGTTGCGCTTGATCGGCCCGTTCACGCGTTCGTGGTTGCATGCGCCGCCACATGCGTTAAAGAAATACTATTACGAAAATATGTCCCGTTGGAAGGGTTGGGAGAGGTTGGCGAAGCTCGAAGTGCCGACACTTGTCATTCGCGGGCATCGCGATATCGTGTTCGAGCGGCCGGCCTTCGAGAAGGTGACAGAGTCAATCGTCGGGGCGGAAGAGGCCGATATTGGCGTATCCGGCCATATGGTCATGCTGGAGCGGCGGGAGGCGGTGAATCGGTCGATAGAACGATTCCTCATGGGCGAAGGTCAACGCTCATGGCGAGAATCGGCCAGCAGTCCCCAAAAGAAAAAGGGCGGACGTGATGCCTTGCGGAAGGAACGTCCGTGGCTGGAGCATTATGAAGCGGGCGTGCCGTATACGGTGGGCGTGCCGAACATTCCGTTGCATCATTTGTTGCGTTCATCGGTACGGCGTTTTCCGTTGCAACCCGCGATCTTTTTTGAAGGCAGTCAACTTTCATATCGCAAGTTGAACCACGAAGCCAATCGATATGCGAATGCGTTACTTTCGCTGGGTGTGGCAAAGGGAGCGCGGGTTGTGTTGTTGTTGCCAAACCTGCCGCAGATGGTGATCGGTTTTTATGGGACGATGAAAGCGGGCGCGACTGCGGTGTTCGTGCCGCCGGTGATCGAACCTGAGGAAGTGTTGCGGCAGGTCAAGGATTCAGATGCGAGCGTGTTGGTGACGCTTTCGATGTGGGCAGGGCTTGCCAAACAAATTCAAGAGAGCAGTGGTATTCCGCATGTTGTGTTGACCGACCCTGGTGATTATCTTTCGTTGCCGAAGCATTTGATCTCGCGTTGGCGTAATCGCGGATATGGCTTGCGGAATGCGATGCGTTGGAAGGATTGGCTGGGTGGCAACAGCACCAAATCACCGACTGTGGAAGTGACGCCCGATGATCTGGCTGTTATTCAATATACAGGTGGCACGACCGCACAATCAAAAGGTGTGATGCTTTCGCATCGTAATTTAGTAGCGAACGCTTTGCAGACCCGTCACTGGCTGCCAGAGGCGATAGAAGGTCAGGAACGATTTTTGTGTGTCGTGCCGATCTTTCATAGTTATGGATTAACGACTGCGATGAACGTCCCTGTTTCGGTGGGGGCGGCGATGATCCTCAAGGCACAATTCCAAACGCTGGATGTGTTGAAGGCGATCAGAAAATACAAGCCGACCATCTTCCCCGGCTCGCCGAATATGTATGTGGCGATCAATAACTTCCGTGGTGTGCGAAAGTACGGGATTAAATCCATCAAGGCGTGTATCAGTGGGTCTGCGCCGTTGCCTGTAGAAGTGCAAGAGTCGTTTGAGAAGTTGACGAAAGGCAGATTGGTGGAAGGCTACGGACTCACCGAAGCCTCGCCGGTCACGCACGCGAATCCGCTGGGTGATCAGCGCAGAGTTGGCACGATCGGTGTGCCTCTTCCCTCCACGGAAAGTCGCATTGTTGATCTGTCCTTGAAGACCAAAGCCGTGAAGCAAGGGCAGATCGGTGAGTTGGCGATCCGCGGTCCGCAGGTGATGATGGGATATTGGAAGAATCCGAAGGCGACGAAGGAAGTTCTCATTGAAGGTGGTTGGCTTCTCACGGGCGATATTGCGCAAGAGGATGAAGATGGATACGTCCGCATCATCTCGCGCAAGGCCGATATGTGGTACCCGACCAAACAAAAGAAGCCAGCCTTCCCGCGCGATGTGGAAGAAGTGATCTACGAAATCCCGCAGGTGAAAGAGGTGGCAGTCACAGCTGTGGCGGGGCATCCCTTTGCGTTCGTGATCGCGAGCAAAGATGCGCCCACGCCTAACGCGGTCATTGCCTATTGCAAGCGCAGGTTGCCCGGTCATCTTGTGCCGCGTTTTGTTTTCTTCCTCGATGATTTCCCGCGCACCTTCATTGGAAAAGTTTTGAGAAGAGAGTTAGTCAGACGATATGAAAAGTACGATAAATGA
- a CDS encoding DUF1992 domain-containing protein: MNFDKLVESIIKEAQERGEFDNLPGKGKPIDLTAYFETPEDVRMVYSVLKNAGMASREVDLLKEITELKQVHAAMVDEKRKKEIGKEIEKKQIEFSLMMERQRRQRKQK; this comes from the coding sequence ATGAATTTCGATAAACTCGTCGAGTCCATCATCAAGGAAGCGCAGGAGCGCGGAGAATTTGATAACCTGCCCGGCAAAGGCAAGCCCATTGATCTGACCGCTTATTTTGAAACGCCTGAAGACGTCCGCATGGTGTATTCGGTGTTGAAGAATGCCGGGATGGCCTCGCGTGAAGTTGACTTGTTGAAAGAGATTACGGAGCTAAAACAAGTCCATGCGGCGATGGTGGATGAGAAAAGGAAGAAAGAGATCGGCAAGGAGATCGAGAAGAAACAGATCGAATTTAGCTTGATGATGGAGAGACAGAGGCGTCAGAGGAAGCAAAAGTAG
- a CDS encoding ribonuclease J: MSKQGKLKIIPLGGLGEVGKNMTAYEFQNQILVVDAGIMFPHNDMIGIDYIIPDFEYLTKRADKVVGIIITHGHEDHIGAIHHLVREIPAPIYATPLTRGLIDVKLARNNAGNKISLKNIEAGDTIEIGPFKVEFFHICHSIPDAVGLGITTSAGLVVHMSDFKFDHTPVDGWPTDYAKLAEFSNRGVDLLLSDSTNAERPGWTPSEMIIGPAFDKVFTEAPGRVIVATFASLISRVQQVADATAKHGRKMALAGSSMIDNVKIARKLGYLEIPDELIVPIDQALQMQDHKVTIMCTGSQGEPSSIVGRLSAGTNRQFDLKTNDTVVLSSHPIPGNEETISKTINRLLRRGANVIYDSMAPIHVSGHASQEELKLLLNMVKPKHFIPIHGELRQLKRHGQLAVEVGIPQENVIIVENGQIVELSGKNIKLGERIPGGYVFVDGQSIGEVDFSVMREREKLARNGIFLIDISVDKHSGKLLHEPEIITRGFVSQEDAEELLPEVRTHIMEVVNNSSWDSEKDIANTVKSYLYEYTKRRPMVLVTLSKA; the protein is encoded by the coding sequence ATGAGTAAGCAAGGAAAATTGAAAATCATTCCCCTGGGTGGACTTGGGGAAGTAGGCAAGAATATGACTGCCTACGAATTCCAGAACCAAATTTTGGTTGTGGACGCGGGCATTATGTTCCCGCATAACGATATGATCGGGATCGACTATATCATTCCCGATTTTGAATATTTAACAAAACGAGCCGATAAAGTGGTGGGCATCATCATCACGCACGGACACGAAGACCACATTGGAGCGATCCATCATCTGGTACGTGAGATTCCCGCGCCGATCTACGCCACACCCCTAACCCGCGGCTTGATCGATGTGAAGCTGGCGCGTAACAACGCTGGAAATAAAATTTCATTGAAGAACATCGAAGCGGGCGATACGATCGAGATCGGCCCGTTCAAAGTGGAATTCTTCCACATCTGCCATTCGATCCCGGATGCAGTTGGGCTGGGAATTACAACATCTGCGGGTCTCGTCGTTCACATGAGCGACTTCAAGTTTGATCACACCCCCGTCGATGGCTGGCCCACCGACTATGCCAAACTGGCCGAGTTCTCCAACCGTGGTGTGGACTTATTGCTCTCCGATTCGACCAACGCCGAACGCCCAGGCTGGACCCCTTCAGAAATGATCATCGGCCCCGCCTTTGATAAAGTGTTTACCGAGGCGCCGGGTCGCGTCATCGTGGCTACATTTGCATCGTTGATCTCGCGTGTGCAACAAGTGGCTGACGCCACCGCCAAGCACGGACGTAAGATGGCGTTGGCTGGCTCGAGCATGATCGACAACGTGAAGATCGCCCGCAAGTTGGGCTATCTCGAGATTCCCGATGAGTTGATCGTACCGATTGACCAAGCCTTGCAGATGCAAGACCACAAGGTCACGATCATGTGTACGGGTTCGCAAGGTGAACCGTCATCCATCGTGGGACGTTTATCAGCGGGAACCAATCGTCAGTTCGATCTAAAAACCAATGACACCGTTGTGTTGTCATCACATCCGATCCCCGGCAATGAAGAGACCATCAGCAAGACGATCAATCGTCTGCTCAGGCGCGGCGCGAATGTGATCTATGATTCCATGGCTCCCATTCATGTCTCCGGTCATGCCAGCCAGGAGGAATTAAAACTCCTGCTGAACATGGTCAAGCCGAAGCACTTCATCCCCATTCATGGTGAATTGCGACAGTTGAAACGCCACGGACAATTGGCGGTTGAAGTGGGTATTCCACAAGAGAATGTCATCATCGTTGAGAACGGACAGATCGTGGAGCTCTCCGGCAAGAACATCAAACTCGGCGAACGTATCCCCGGCGGCTACGTCTTCGTGGATGGTCAATCCATCGGCGAAGTGGATTTCAGCGTGATGCGCGAACGCGAAAAACTCGCCCGTAACGGTATCTTCCTGATCGATATCAGCGTGGACAAACACAGTGGCAAATTATTGCACGAGCCTGAGATCATTACGCGCGGCTTCGTCTCACAAGAAGACGCGGAAGAACTTCTCCCCGAAGTACGTACGCATATCATGGAAGTTGTCAACAACAGCAGTTGGGACAGCGAAAAAGATATTGCCAACACGGTCAAGTCGTACCTTTACGAATACACCAAACGCAGGCCAATGGTATTGGTCACATTGAGCAAGGCGTAA
- a CDS encoding peptide chain release factor 3, protein MGGASAPRRTFAIISHPDAGKTTLTEKLLLYGNAIELAGNVRAKRNQRSATSDWMAMERERGISISSTILQFPYKGFVINLLDTPGHQDFSEDTYRTLSAVDSAVMVLDAAKGIEPQTRKLFDVCRQRGIPIFTFINKLDRPSRHPIELLDEIESILGMQPVPMNWPIGDGDRFQGVYDRQTKGVYLYERTTRNEKMAPEEFVTLEQLYTRPTFTASHKTIEDDIHLLDGLGISFDSARVLDMKQTPVFFGSALTNFGVRLFLDAFIEHAPPPQPYASGDSLVRPESPDFSGYVFKIQANMNPKHRDSVAFVRVCSGRFERGLNVVHAQSGKSIRLMRPYKLFANEREIMDEAFPGDVVGIPNNGALGIGDTLYVGEPVEFAAMPHFPPEHFALLKNSDLSKQKQFAKGLSQLEKEGSVQVFYNLNAFKREPILAVVGQLQFEVVQARMEMEYNVPTELERLPHTLVRWVEGTEQAIKNLPARAEAILARDFKERTVVIFIAPHLLKYYSEKYPDVTFKEMG, encoded by the coding sequence GTGGGAGGGGCAAGCGCCCCGCGCAGGACATTTGCGATCATCTCGCATCCAGATGCAGGGAAGACCACCCTGACAGAAAAACTTTTATTGTACGGCAACGCCATTGAGTTGGCGGGCAACGTGCGAGCCAAACGCAATCAACGCAGTGCGACATCGGACTGGATGGCGATGGAACGCGAGCGTGGCATTTCGATCTCATCCACTATTCTGCAATTCCCGTATAAAGGATTTGTGATCAACCTGCTCGACACGCCGGGACATCAGGATTTTTCTGAAGACACGTATCGTACATTGTCTGCGGTGGATAGCGCCGTGATGGTGTTGGATGCGGCCAAGGGTATCGAGCCGCAAACGCGCAAACTTTTTGATGTCTGTCGCCAGCGTGGTATTCCCATATTTACGTTCATCAACAAGTTGGATCGCCCTTCACGTCATCCGATTGAGTTACTGGATGAGATCGAATCAATTTTGGGAATGCAACCTGTCCCGATGAATTGGCCCATTGGGGATGGAGACAGATTTCAGGGCGTGTATGACCGTCAGACAAAGGGTGTTTATCTGTATGAACGCACAACGCGCAACGAAAAAATGGCACCTGAAGAATTCGTCACTCTGGAGCAGTTGTATACCAGGCCGACATTCACAGCCAGCCATAAAACGATCGAAGATGATATTCATCTTTTAGACGGATTGGGGATTTCATTTGACTCTGCCCGTGTGCTTGACATGAAACAGACACCTGTCTTTTTCGGTTCGGCTTTGACTAACTTCGGCGTGCGGCTGTTTCTCGATGCGTTCATCGAACATGCTCCGCCTCCACAGCCGTATGCAAGCGGCGATTCCCTCGTTCGACCTGAAAGCCCCGATTTTTCAGGATATGTTTTCAAGATACAAGCGAACATGAATCCCAAGCACCGCGATAGCGTTGCCTTCGTCCGTGTTTGTTCGGGACGCTTCGAGCGCGGTTTGAACGTGGTCCATGCCCAAAGTGGGAAGTCCATCCGCTTGATGCGTCCGTATAAACTTTTTGCGAATGAACGTGAGATCATGGACGAGGCTTTTCCCGGCGATGTGGTTGGCATCCCTAACAACGGTGCTTTGGGAATTGGGGATACCTTGTACGTTGGGGAACCTGTCGAATTTGCGGCGATGCCGCACTTCCCACCGGAACATTTTGCTCTGCTGAAAAACTCTGACTTGAGCAAGCAAAAACAATTCGCAAAAGGATTAAGCCAGTTGGAAAAAGAGGGGAGCGTTCAGGTATTCTATAACTTGAATGCGTTCAAGCGCGAACCTATTCTGGCTGTGGTTGGGCAATTGCAATTTGAAGTTGTGCAAGCCAGAATGGAAATGGAATATAACGTGCCGACGGAGTTGGAACGTTTGCCACATACTCTTGTCCGTTGGGTGGAAGGGACAGAGCAGGCTATCAAGAATTTGCCCGCTCGTGCAGAAGCCATATTGGCGCGCGATTTCAAGGAGCGGACCGTTGTCATTTTTATTGCTCCTCATCTCTTGAAATATTATTCTGAAAAATATCCCGATGTGACTTTCAAGGAAATGGGTTGA